A region of Pelodiscus sinensis isolate JC-2024 unplaced genomic scaffold, ASM4963464v1 ctg87, whole genome shotgun sequence DNA encodes the following proteins:
- the MPIG6B gene encoding megakaryocyte and platelet inhibitory receptor G6b isoform X2, with translation MDSTIWVLLALLRPGPMWASFPRLKEHPAGAELALPCEVAGPPLRWVWSPQYPECAGVAEDQLEIARLDSQLEPSLERFKGRLDPHPSARGSLLLRDLRMGDSGTFTCLGATRNEPPIRLEVKGGCRNNLTISSSPGPLSTLILCCQPCSPQPSLRAFRWRLNSQPLGNRAWATKREQGAVVELDSSHGKAWGHWECQPRNGPPQGFEFCVAPPLRARATGSGTEWATWVMASVLVPVTAGLAAWCLRRKRGVRSRRDPKNRETETGAPGLSLSPLEEPRLGDKSTDRCLVPLNGEGKVPNTLLYAEVAHPPAAHGFLSPPDGPTVYATIV, from the exons CGTCCTTCCCGCGGCTGAAGGAGCACCCGGCCGGCGCGGAGCTGGCGCTGCCCTGCGAGGTCGCGGGCCCCCCGCTGCGCTGGGTCTGGTCCCCCCAATACCCCGAATGCGCCGGCGTGGCCGAGGACCAGCTAGAAATCGCTCGCCTGGACTCGCAGCTGGAGCCCTCCCTGGAGCGTTTCAAGGGGCGGCTGGACCCCCACCCCTCGGcccggggctccctgctgctccgcGACCTCCGCATGGGCGACTCGGGGACTTTCACCTGCCTGGGGGCCACCAGGAACGAGCCCCCCATCCGGCTGGAGGTGAAGGGAG GCTGCCGCAACAACCtcaccatctcctcctccccgggGCCCCTCTCCACGCTGatcctctgctgccagccctgctccccgcagccctcGCTCCGGGCCTTCCGCTGGCGCCTCAACTCCCAGCCCCTGGGCAACCGGGCCTGGGCTACCaagcgggagcagggggctgtcgtGGAGCTGGACTCGTCCCACGGCAAGGCCTGGGGGCACTGGGAATGCCAGCCCCGCAACGGCCCCCCCCAGGGCTTTGAGTTCTGCGTGGCGCCCCCCCTCCGGGCGAGGGCCACAG GCTCCGGCACCGAGTGGGCGACCTGGGTCATGGCCTCCGTTCTGGTTCCAGTCACGGCGGGACTGGCCGCTTGGTGCCTGCGGAGAAAGAGGGGGGTCAG GTCCCGACGGGATCCAAAGAACCGTGAGACCGAAACAG GGGCCCCTGGCCTCAGTTTATCCCCCTTGGAAGAGCCACGGCTTGGAGACAAATCGACCGACAGATGCCTGGTGCCCCTGAATGGGGAAGGGAAG GTCCCAAACACCCTCCTTTACGCTGAAGTGGCACACCCCCCAGCAGCTCATGGCTTCCTGTCTCCCCCGGATGGGCCCACGGTCTATGCTACTATTGTctga
- the MPIG6B gene encoding megakaryocyte and platelet inhibitory receptor G6b isoform X3 produces the protein MDSTIWVLLALLRPGPMWASFPRLKEHPAGAELALPCEVAGPPLRWVWSPQYPECAGVAEDQLEIARLDSQLEPSLERFKGRLDPHPSARGSLLLRDLRMGDSGTFTCLGATRNEPPIRLEVKGGCRNNLTISSSPGPLSTLILCCQPCSPQPSLRAFRWRLNSQPLGNRAWATKREQGAVVELDSSHGKAWGHWECQPRNGPPQGFEFCVAPPLRARATGSGTEWATWVMASVLVPVTAGLAAWCLRRKRGVRSRRDPKNRETETGPKHPPLR, from the exons CGTCCTTCCCGCGGCTGAAGGAGCACCCGGCCGGCGCGGAGCTGGCGCTGCCCTGCGAGGTCGCGGGCCCCCCGCTGCGCTGGGTCTGGTCCCCCCAATACCCCGAATGCGCCGGCGTGGCCGAGGACCAGCTAGAAATCGCTCGCCTGGACTCGCAGCTGGAGCCCTCCCTGGAGCGTTTCAAGGGGCGGCTGGACCCCCACCCCTCGGcccggggctccctgctgctccgcGACCTCCGCATGGGCGACTCGGGGACTTTCACCTGCCTGGGGGCCACCAGGAACGAGCCCCCCATCCGGCTGGAGGTGAAGGGAG GCTGCCGCAACAACCtcaccatctcctcctccccgggGCCCCTCTCCACGCTGatcctctgctgccagccctgctccccgcagccctcGCTCCGGGCCTTCCGCTGGCGCCTCAACTCCCAGCCCCTGGGCAACCGGGCCTGGGCTACCaagcgggagcagggggctgtcgtGGAGCTGGACTCGTCCCACGGCAAGGCCTGGGGGCACTGGGAATGCCAGCCCCGCAACGGCCCCCCCCAGGGCTTTGAGTTCTGCGTGGCGCCCCCCCTCCGGGCGAGGGCCACAG GCTCCGGCACCGAGTGGGCGACCTGGGTCATGGCCTCCGTTCTGGTTCCAGTCACGGCGGGACTGGCCGCTTGGTGCCTGCGGAGAAAGAGGGGGGTCAG GTCCCGACGGGATCCAAAGAACCGTGAGACCGAAACAG GTCCCAAACACCCTCCTTTACGCTGA